One Bacillota bacterium DNA window includes the following coding sequences:
- a CDS encoding inhibitor of sigma-G Gin, whose translation MNVQVQAAQKCHFCGCEHDQGVMLVKGYICASCLDEITQTEVSNPRYQFFVKKLKELWQTG comes from the coding sequence ATGAATGTTCAGGTTCAGGCAGCCCAGAAGTGTCACTTTTGCGGTTGCGAACATGACCAGGGAGTAATGCTGGTCAAAGGTTATATTTGCGCCTCCTGTTTGGATGAAATAACCCAAACCGAGGTGAGCAACCCGCGCTATCAGTTCTTCGTGAAAAAGCTAAAGGAATTGTGGCAGACGGGCTAG